The DNA region ACTTACAAAATCCTCAAGGAGTGTCTTATAGTGATCTTGTGAGGGAGAAATTATTAAGTCGTTAAGATCTATAAGAATATTTAAAAACTGATCACTTAAACAATAATCATTAGGTCTAATTTCTATATCTTCTAAATCGGTATATTTTTTATCTAAACCGATGTTTAATATACAACTTAAACATTTAATGTATTTAACCATAACATTTTCTCTTGATATAAGTTCTTCTTGGGAATCCTTCCAAAACTTAAAGCACTTAGTTTCATTTGCTAATTCGCTGATTTTTGTATGAAGAGCTAAGAATCTTCTAGCTGTTAATTGATAATCACTAAGCTTTTCATTTATTATTAACTTATTATTTGCTTCTTCTTGTGCATTAAAAAACTTTTGTAAATTCATAATATTTACTCCCCCGTTTCAACTTAGCAAAACCTGCTTTCTATATTGTACATAATCTTTTCAATATTGAAAAGAAGGGGAAAACGAATACACGGAATTTTCAGAAAAATTTTTTTCGAATTTATAAAAACTTATATTAGTAACTTTTCAATTTATAAGATTTTATAACCATTTCTTTCTTATTATTTACTGGCTTCCATAATTCAATTCTATCAATTTTAGCCATATCGTAGAACCCTTGAGTCTTTGCAGTACTACAAGCTAATTCATACTCATTCTTTTTCCATTCTCTTTGAGCGAAGTTTGTATTTGCTAAGGATACGTGAAGATCCCAATATTCAATATTATCTCTAACATTAAAACCATGGAGTTTTAGTGTATCATTTATGTTTCTAGATAATCTACTTATATATCCTTTTTTCTCCACCTTAAGATTAACAGATTTATGAGGTTCATTAAAACAAATTATATCCTTAAGTTCTACCTTAAATCTCTTATATGGATTTATAATTTTCGTTAAAACTGCATCTAACTTTTCAATATTTGGGTCTTCGATAATTTCCAAAGTTATATGAAGCGTAGGAAGATTTCTGTATAACCTATGTTTCTTAGAAATACTCTTTTGAATAGGTTCAATTTGTTTATATGACTCATCATCAAATAATGCTACTAGATAATACCTCATTTTATACCCTCACTCATTGTAAATAATTTCATCATTTCTATAGATTATAT from Clostridium sp. 'White wine YQ' includes:
- a CDS encoding dUTP diphosphatase codes for the protein MNLQKFFNAQEEANNKLIINEKLSDYQLTARRFLALHTKISELANETKCFKFWKDSQEELISRENVMVKYIKCLSCILNIGLDKKYTDLEDIEIRPNDYCLSDQFLNILIDLNDLIISPSQDHYKTLLEDFVSIGISLGYSEKIIEDMFFSDIYSLSR
- a CDS encoding 2'-5' RNA ligase family protein is translated as MRYYLVALFDDESYKQIEPIQKSISKKHRLYRNLPTLHITLEIIEDPNIEKLDAVLTKIINPYKRFKVELKDIICFNEPHKSVNLKVEKKGYISRLSRNINDTLKLHGFNVRDNIEYWDLHVSLANTNFAQREWKKNEYELACSTAKTQGFYDMAKIDRIELWKPVNNKKEMVIKSYKLKSY